A region of Lycium barbarum isolate Lr01 chromosome 3, ASM1917538v2, whole genome shotgun sequence DNA encodes the following proteins:
- the LOC132632006 gene encoding plastidial pyruvate kinase 2, which produces MAQVVATGSIQTSFSSPNHGSSLQSQVEKLIKPVSFASKVLSRNARNNSCKAAIRVNVPQITARRSTRAEPQVLPVSPEDVPKGEEQLQYLQAIQQLGDTSVGMWSKPTVRRKTKIVCTIGPSTNTREMIWKLAEAGMNVARLNMSHGDHASHQKVIDLVKEYNAQSKDNVIAIMLDTKGPEVRSGDLPQPITLLPGQEFTFTIQRGVGTADCVSVNYDDFVNDVEAGDMLLVDGGMMSLQVKSKTEESVKCEVVDGGELKSRRHLNVRGKSATLPSITEKDWDDIKFGVDNEIDFYAVSFVKDAAVVHELKNYLKSCGADIHVIVKIESADSIPNLHSIITASDGAMVARGDLGAELPIEEVPLLQEEIINICRSMGKAVIVATNMLESMIVHPTPTRAEVSDIAIAVREGADAVMLSGETAHGKFPLKAVKVMHTVSLRTEATIVGGETPANLGQAFKNHMSEMFAFHATMMSNTLGTSIVVFTRTGFMAVLLSHYRPSGTIFAFTNDKKIQQRLALYQGICPIYMEFLDCAEETFTSALSLLQKQGMVKEGEQVALVQSGRQPIWRLQSTHNIQVRKV; this is translated from the exons ATGGCTCAAGTAGTGGCTACTGGCTCGATTCAAACTTCATTCTCCAGCCCTAACCATGGATCTTCTCTACAGAGCCAAGTTGAGAAGCTTATTAAACCTGTTAGCTTTGCCTCTAAAGTGTTATCTCGGAATGCACGGAACAATAGTTGTAAAGCTGCTATTCGTGTGAATGTGCCACAGATCACTGCTAGAAGATCTACACGTGCTGAGCCTCAAGTCCTCCCTGTTTCTCCTGAAGATGTTCCTAAG GGTGAGGAGCAACTTCAGTATCTTCAAGCAATTCAGCAACTTGGTGACACTTCAGTTGGCATGTGGTCTAAACCTACAGTAAGACGAAAGACCAAGATAGTATGCACAATTGGTCCCTCTACAAACACAAGGGAAATGATATGGAAGTTGGCTGAAGCTGGAATGAATGTTGCTAGGTTGAATATGTCTCATGGAGACCATGCATCTCACCAAAAAGTCATTGATTTGGTTAAGGAGTATAATGCCCAGTCTAAGGACAACGTCATTGCCATCATGCTTGACACAAAG GGTCCTGAGGTTAGAAGTGGTGACTTGCCCCAGCCAATCACATTGCTACCTGGACAGGAATTCACTTTCACAATTCAGAGAGGGGTTGGCACAGCTGACTGTGTCAGTGTCAATTATGATGACTTTGTAAATGATGTTGAAGCAGGAGACATGCTTCTCGTTGATG GCGGGATGATGTCTTTACAGGTGAAATCCAAGACAGAAGAATCTGTGAAGTGTGAAGTTGTTGATGGAGGGGAGCTTAAGTCGAGGAGACATCTAAATGTTCGAGGGAAAAGTGCCACACTTCCCTCTATTACTG AAAAGGACTGGGATGATATCAAGTTTGGAGTGGACAATGAAATTGACTTTTATGCTGTTTCATTCGTCAAAGATGCAGCAGTGGTCCATGAACTGAAGAATTATTTGAAGA GTTGTGGTGCAGATATTCATGTTATTGTGAAAATTGAGAGCGCAGACTCCATACCGAATTTACATTCAATAATTACTGCATCAGATGGG GCGATGGTTGCAAGAGGAGATCTTGGGGCAGAGCTGCCTATTGAGGAGGTTCCTTTGTTGCAG GAAGAAATCATCAACATTTGCCGAAGTATGGGAAAAGCTGTTATTGTTGCCACCAACATGCTGGAAAGCATGATTGTCCATCCCACCCCAACTCGAGCAGAGGTATCAGATATTGCGATTGCTGTTAGAGAGGGTGCTGATGCTGTTATGCTTTCTGGAGAAACAGCTCACGGAAA GTTTCCTTTGAAAGCTGTCAAAGTTATGCACACCGTGTCACTACGGACTGAAGCTACTATTGTTGGTGGTGAAACTCCTGCAAATCTAGGCCAAGCCTTCAAG AACCATATGAGTGAGATGTTCGCTTTCCATGCAACCATGATGTCCAACACTCTTGGAACCTCCATAGTTGTCTTCACTAGAACTGGTTTCATGGCCGTCTTACTGAGCCATTATCGTCCTTCTGGCACTATATTTGCTTTTACAAATGA TAAGAAAATTCAACAGAGGCTGGCTTTGTACCAAGGCATTTGTCCAATATATATGGAGTTCTTAGATTGTGCAGAGGAGACTTTCACTAGTGCATTGTCCTTATTGCAG AAGCAAGGGATGGTGAAGGAAGGAGAGCAGGTTGCTCTTGTTCAGAGTGGCAGGCAGCCAATCTGGCGGCTCCAATCCACTCACAATATCCAGGTCAGGAAAGTTTAG